Proteins encoded in a region of the Prunus persica cultivar Lovell chromosome G4, Prunus_persica_NCBIv2, whole genome shotgun sequence genome:
- the LOC18779927 gene encoding origin of replication complex subunit 1A, producing the protein MMAETPKRGLQSPKKSKRFNPKPSPSLTTPTPQTLTTPRRSARRALLQSDSPAPQKLFEDSTKKTLRKDATAGTLNSQQNDSPKTRRKGEIPKTPKSAGKGKKSKCKEEGNLTEVEVAFSPETPGQSETKKRKRDEESKVVTRSRASKNVNFEKNKAVSRRRVYYKKVVYDGGEFEVGDNVYVRRREDASSDDELVEVDECRVCFKSGKAVMIECDDCLGGFHLKCLKPPLKEVPEGDWICGFCDARKLGREVKLPTPPEGKKRVRMLRERLLSSDLWAAHIESIWKEVDGIYWCRVRWYIIPEETVAGRQPHNLRREIYRTNDFADIEMESILRHCFVMNPKEYAKANEGDDVYLCEYEYDIHWHSFKRLAEIDNGEVDDDGAESDEDWKLSKDSGSDTEEEMDYDEESIKNILAKPSRAHELAANSQKGRFFGLQKIGVKKIPEHVRCHKQTDLERAKAALLLASLPKSLPCRDKEMLEITAFIKDAISDDKCLGRCLYIHGVPGTGKTMSVLAVMRNLRTEVDAGSIRPYSFVEINGLKLASPENIYRVIYEALSGHRVNWKKALHLLNERFSEGKKIGKEDDKPCILLIDELDLLLTRNQSVLYNILDWPTKPHSKLVVIGIANTMDLPEKLLPRISSRMGIERLCFGPYNYQQLQEIVSSRLKGINAFKEQAIEYASRKVAAISGDARRALEICRRAAEITDYRLKKLISNSNNAFEGKSLVGMAEVEAAIQEMFQAPHIQVMKTSSRLSKIFLTAMVYELYKTGMGETTFEKLAMTVSCLCTSNGEAFPGHDMLLKIGCKLGECRIVLCESGAKHRLQKLQLNFPSDDVAFALKDSKELPWLAKYL; encoded by the exons ATGATGGCAGAGACTCCCAAGAGAGGCCTGCAATCCCCTAAGAAATCCAAGCGTTTCAACCCCAAACCCTCGCCTTCTCTCACTACTCCAACTCCACAAACCCTGACCACTCCTCGCCGGTCGGCGCGCCGAGCCTTGCTACAGTCCGATTCCCCCGCCCCTCAGAAACTCTTCGAAGATTCGACTAAGAAAACCTTGAGAAAAGATGCGACGGCTGGAACATTGAACTCCCAGCAAAATGATTCGCCCAAAACACGAAGAAAGGGGGAAATtccaaaaaccccaaaatctgCAGGGAAGGGCAAGAAATCGAAGTGTAAAGAGGAGGGAAATTTGACTGAGGTTGAAGTTGCATTCTCTCCAGAGACGCCAGGGCAATCTGAGActaagaagaggaagagggacGAGGAGAGCAAGGTAGTTACACGCTCGAGGGCCTCGAAAAATGTCAACTTTGAGAAGAACAAGGCAGTATCAAGGAGACGGGTTTATTATAAGAAGGTTGTGTATGATGGGGGTGAATTTGAGGTCGGGGATAATGTTTATGTGAGGAGGAGAGAGGATGCAAGCTCGGATGACGAATTGGTTGAAGTGGATGAATGTAGGGTGTGCTTTAAGTCTGGGAAAGCTGTAATGATCGAGTGTGATGATTGTTTAGGTGGGTTCCATTTGAAATGCTTGAAACCTCCATTGAAGGAGGTTCCTGAAGGAGATTGGATATGTGGGTTTTGTGATGCTCGCAAATTGGGAAGGGAAGTCAAGCTTCCGACACCACCAGAAGGGAAGAAAAGGGTTAGAATGTTGAGGGAGAGGCTTCTCTCGAGCGATTTATGGGCTGCCCACATTGAAAG TATATGGAAAGAAGTAGATGGTATCTATTGGTGTCGAGTACGTTGGTATATAATCCCGGAAGAGACTGTGGCTGGAAGACAACCTCATAATTTGAGGCGAGAAATTTATCGCACAAATGATTTTGCTGACATTGAG ATGGAGTCTATTCTTCGACATTGTTTTGTCATGAATCCCAAAGAATATGCCAAAGCGAATGAAGGGGATGATGTTTATTTGTGTGAATATGAATATGATATTCATTGGCACAGTTTCAAGCGTCTTGCTGAGATTGATAATGGTGAAGTG GATGATGATGGAGCTGAAAGCGATGAAGATTGGAAACTTAGCAAAGACTCAGGCTCTGatacagaagaagaaatggaCTATGACGAGGAgagcataaaaaatatactAGCCAAACCATCTAGAGCTCATGAACTGGCTGCA AATTCACAGAAGGGGCGGTTCTTTGGACTTCAGAAGATAGGAGTTAAGAAAATCCCAGAGCATGTAAGATGCCACAAGCAGACTGATCTTGAAAGAGCAAAGGCAGCACTTCTGTTGGCATCATTGCCTAAGTCTTTACCTTGCAGGGATAA AGAAATGTTGGAGATAACTGCATTTATCAAAGATGCCATCTCTGATGATAAATGTCTGGGACGTTGCCTGTACATTCATGGTGTTCCTGGAACTGGCAAG ACAATGAGTGTACTAGCAGTAATGAGGAATCTAAGAACTGAAGTTGATGCAGGAAGTATAAGACCCTACTCTTTTGTGGAGATAAATGGTCTAAAGTTGGCATCACCAGAGAATATTTATAGG GTTATATATGAAGCATTAAGTGGGCACAGAGTTAATTGGAAGAAGGCTCTCCACTTGCTAAATGAACGATTTtctgaaggaaagaaaattggCAAAGAGGATGACAAGCCTTGCATTCTTCTCATTGATGAACTTGATCTTCTTCTGACCAGAAACCAGTCG gTTCTTTACAACATTCTTGACTGGCCTACTAAGCCACACTCAAAGTTAGTTGTAATAG GCATAGCAAATACCATGGATCTTCCTGAGAAGTTGCTTCCTCGTATTTCAAGTCGTATGGGAATCGAAAGGCTTTGCTTTGGCCCCTATAATTACCAACAGCTTCAAGAGATAGTTTCTAGTCGTCTTAAAGGAATTAATGCCTTTAAAGAACAAGCTATAGAATATGCTTCAAGAAAG GTAGCAGCTATTTCAGGAGATGCCCGTCGTGCATTGGAGATATGCAGGCGTGCAGCAGAAATCACAGATTATCGACTTAAGAAGCTAATCTCAAATTCTAATAATGCTTTTGAAG GAAAATCACTTGTTGGAATGGCAGAGGTTGAAGCAGCCATACAAGAAATGTTCCAGGCACCTCATATTCAA GTGATGAAAACTTCTTCCAGGCtgagtaaaatatttttgactGCCATGGTGTATGAACTCTACAAAACAGGAATGGGGGAAACTACTTTCGAAAAG TTGGCAATGACAGTCTCATGCCTCTGTACAAGCAACGGAGAAGCATTTCCTGGACATGACATGCTATTAAAAATTGG